One part of the Amaranthus tricolor cultivar Red isolate AtriRed21 chromosome 16, ASM2621246v1, whole genome shotgun sequence genome encodes these proteins:
- the LOC130802235 gene encoding PR5-like receptor kinase, whose amino-acid sequence MIIFIILGIGIGICMLIALILLYKKMNSLIEKSKEIETLLKQHGSLGPKRHTYADLKRITNSFKIKLGEGGYGIVYKGKLHCGDQVAVKILKRSSNRNMDMVEFINEVASIGNTNHKNIVKLLGFCYEGSKRALIYDYMPCGSLEKFTHGGRDENNQQLSWKSLFEIAIGIARGLEYLHQGCNTRMLHFDIKPQNILLDENYCPKISDFGLAKICPQKDSIISMSEARGSAGYIAPEVFFKRFGGVSHKSDVYSYGMLVLEMVGCRKNIDAKVEHSSEQYFPHWIYKQLKEVEEIDQNDTTNNNEGSVLKRKMVVVSLWCIQTNPLTRPNMTRVVEMLEGTLDLLQIPPIPSLASPLRSREISTTLDEISLGGHFVSSI is encoded by the exons ATGATCATCTTCATCATACTTG GAATTGGAATAGGCATATGCATGTTAATTGCACTAATCCTCTTGTACAAAAAAATGAACTCGCTGATCGAGAAAAGTAAAGAAATTGAAACATTGTTGAAACAACATGGATCCCTCGGTCCAAAGAGGCATACTTATGCAGATTTGAAGAGAATTACAAACTCCTTCAAAATCAAGCTAGGTGAAGGAGGTTACGGTATTGTATACAAAGGAAAACTACATTGTGGGGATCAAGTGGCAGTGAAAATTCTCAAGAGATCATCGAATCGAAATATGGATATGGTGGAATTCATCAATGAAGTTGCAAGTATCGGAAACACCAATCATAAAAACATTGTGAAACTCCTAGGCTTTTGTTACGAGGGTTCAAAACGTGCTCTTATATATGACTACATGCCTTGCGGATCTCTTGAAAAGTTCACACATGGGGGCAGAGACGAAAACAATCAACAACTCTCATGGAAAAGTTTATTTGAAATCGCGATTGGGATTGCAAGAGGGCTAGAGTACTTGCACCAAGGGTGCAACACGAGAATGTTACACTTTGACATTAAGCCCCAAAACATTCTATTAGACGAGAATTATTGCCCCAAGATATCTGATTTTGGCCTGGCTAAGATATGCCCACAAAAGGACAGCATAATATCAATGTCAGAAGCCAGAGGAAGTGCAGGGTACATTGCTCCTGAGGTTTTCTTCAAGAGATTTGGCGGAGTTTCTCATAAATCAGATGTTTATAGTTACGGAATGTTGGTTTTGGAAATGGTTGGGTGTCGAAAAAATATTGATGCGAAAGTGGAACATAGTAGTGAGCAGTATTTTCCGCATTGGATTTACAAGCAACTCAAGGAAGTTGAAGAGATCGATCAAAACGACACCACAAACAACAACGAGGGATCAGTACTCAAAAGGAAGATGGTTGTAGTAAGTTTATGGTGCATACAAACCAACCCCTTGACCCGACCAAATATGACTCGAGTTGTAGAAATGCTCGAAGGAACACTCGACTTGCTGCAGATTCCTCCgattccatctcttgcttcTCCTTTGAGATCACGCGAAATTTCTACCACTCTAGATGAAATCTCATTAGGTGGACATTTTGTATCCTCCATTTGA
- the LOC130802236 gene encoding E3 ubiquitin-protein ligase SGR9, amyloplastic — protein MMNDHPSTTQSIIMDALSTLSSSQLSTLSHSLSSTFHRHNHHLATLLTSPPLFIHTLNHLYSLSLPQKSLLIARHLLSFLRLLTPFFSSSFPSSTSNRVRLCDLDSVLLLLFFCEVRQHHPTILDTHPTHWQTTLQHYKFGSDTMLCLSTLTITPYQTLGAYIDLIVKCRRFVRSKGCSNGRKEVATAVETVVALPSMEVPIGGLECVICKEEMKQGRDVCQLPCQHLFHWMCVLPWLSKRNTCPCCRFLLPTDDVYGEIERCWDTIVKVGFQRSC, from the coding sequence atgatgaatgaccaCCCATCTACAACCCAATCCATAATCATGGATGCCCTTTCTACACTTTCTTCATCACAACTTTCCACCCTTTCACACTCCCTTTCTTCCACTTTCCACCGCCATAACCACCACCTTGCTACCCTCCTAACTTCTCCACCCCTTTTCATACACACCTTAAACCATCTTTACTCCCTTTCCCTCCCTCAAAAATCCCTCCTTATTGCTCGCCACCTCCTCTCCTTCCTCCGCCTTCTTACACCCTTCTTTTCCTCCTCCTTCCCTTCCTCAACCTCGAATCGAGTTCGACTTTGCGATCTCGATTCGGTTCTCTTACTCTTATTCTTTTGTGAAGTTCGTCAACACCACCCAACAATATTAGACACACACCCTACACATTGGCAAACAACCTTACAGCATTATAaatttggctctgataccatgttatgTTTATCGACTCTTACAATCACTCCTTACCAAACTCTTGGAGCTTACATTGATTTGATAGTAAAATGCAGGAGATTTGTTAGGTCTAAAGGCTGTAGCAATGGTAGAAAAGAGGTGGCCACCGCGGTGGAAACTGTGGTGGCGCTACCCTCCATGGAGGTTCCTATTGGTGGATTGGAGTGTGTGATTTGTAAAGAGGAAATGAAACAAGGAAGGGATGTTTGTCAATTGCCTTGCCAACATTTGTTTCATTGGATGTGTGTATTGCCTTGGCTTAGTAAAAGAAACACTTGCCCTTGTTGTAGGTTTTTGCTGCCTACCGATGATGTGTATGGTGAGATTGAAAGGTGTTGGGATACTATTGTTAAAGTTGGGTTCCAACGGAGTTGTTAG